The Macaca nemestrina isolate mMacNem1 chromosome 12, mMacNem.hap1, whole genome shotgun sequence genome contains a region encoding:
- the LOC105488718 gene encoding NADH-cytochrome b5 reductase 2 isoform X1, which yields MLGVSLRDPSLLLTITVIGVTVLVLVLKSMNSRKREPITLQDPEAKYPLPLIEKEKISHNTRRFRFELPSPDHVLGLPVGNYVQLLAKIDNELVVRAYTPVSSDDDRGFVDLIIKIYFKNVHPQYPEGGKMTQYLENMKIGDTIFFRGPKGRLFYHGPGNLGIRPDQTSEPKKKLAHHLGMIAGGTGITPMLQLIRHITKDPSDSTRMSLIFANQTEEDILVRKELEEIARTHPDQFDLWYTLDRPPIGWKYSSGFVTADMIKEHLPPPGKSTLILVCGPPPLIQTAAHPNLEKLGYTQDMIFTY from the exons ATGTTGGGCGTCTCACTCCGG GACCCGTCCCTGCTCCTGACCATCACCGTCATTGGGGTCACTGTGCTCGTGTTGGTCCTGAAGAGCATGAACTCCAGGAAGAGAGAGCCTATCACCTTACAAGACCCTGAAGCCAAGTACCCGCTGCCTTTGATTGAGAAAGAG aaaATCAGCCACAACACCCGGAGGTTCCGCTTTGAACTGCCTTCGCCTGACCATGTCTTAGGACTTCCTGTAG GTAACTATGTCCAGCTCTTGGCGAAAATTGATAATGAATTGGTGGTCAGGGCTTACACGCCTGTCTCCAGTGATGATGACAGAGGCTTTGTGGACTTAATTATAAAG ATCTACTTCAAAAATGTACACCCCCAGTATCCTGAAGGGGGGAAGATGACTCAGTATTTGGAGAACATGAAAATCGGGGACACCATCTTTTTTCGAGGGCCAAAGGGACGCTTGTTTTACCATGGGCCAG GGAATCTTGGAATCAGACCAGACCAGACGAGTGAGCCTAAAAAAAAACTGGCCCATCACCTGGGAATGATTGCTGGGGGCACAG GCATCACACCCATGTTGCAGCTCATTCGCCACATCACCAAGGACCCCAGTGACAGCACCAGGATGTCCCTCATCTTTGCCAACCAG ACAGAGGAGGATATATTGGTCAGAAAAGAGCTTGAAGAAATTGCCAGGACTCACCCAGACCAGTTCGACCTGTGGTACACCCTGGACAGGCCTCCTATTG GCTGGAAGTACAGCTCAGGCTTTGTTACTGCCGACATGATCAAGGAGCACCTTCCTCCTCCAGGGAAGTCCACGCTCATCCTGGTGTGTGGCCCACCACCCCTGATCCAGACGGCAGCTCACCCTAACCTGGAGAAGCTGGGTTATACCCAGGACATGATTTTCACCTACTAA
- the LOC105488718 gene encoding NADH-cytochrome b5 reductase 2 isoform X3, translating to MLGVSLRDPSLLLTITVIGVTVLVLVLKSMNSRKREPITLQDPEAKYPLPLIEKEKISHNTRRFRFELPSPDHVLGLPVGNYVQLLAKIDNELVVRAYTPVSSDDDRGFVDLIIKIYFKNVHPQYPEGGKMTQYLENMKIGDTIFFRGPKGRLFYHGPGNLGIRPDQTSEPKKKLAHHLGMIAGGTGITPMLQLIRHITKDPSDSTRMSLIFANQRRIYWSEKSLKKLPGLTQTSSTCGTPWTGLLLAGSTAQALLLPT from the exons ATGTTGGGCGTCTCACTCCGG GACCCGTCCCTGCTCCTGACCATCACCGTCATTGGGGTCACTGTGCTCGTGTTGGTCCTGAAGAGCATGAACTCCAGGAAGAGAGAGCCTATCACCTTACAAGACCCTGAAGCCAAGTACCCGCTGCCTTTGATTGAGAAAGAG aaaATCAGCCACAACACCCGGAGGTTCCGCTTTGAACTGCCTTCGCCTGACCATGTCTTAGGACTTCCTGTAG GTAACTATGTCCAGCTCTTGGCGAAAATTGATAATGAATTGGTGGTCAGGGCTTACACGCCTGTCTCCAGTGATGATGACAGAGGCTTTGTGGACTTAATTATAAAG ATCTACTTCAAAAATGTACACCCCCAGTATCCTGAAGGGGGGAAGATGACTCAGTATTTGGAGAACATGAAAATCGGGGACACCATCTTTTTTCGAGGGCCAAAGGGACGCTTGTTTTACCATGGGCCAG GGAATCTTGGAATCAGACCAGACCAGACGAGTGAGCCTAAAAAAAAACTGGCCCATCACCTGGGAATGATTGCTGGGGGCACAG GCATCACACCCATGTTGCAGCTCATTCGCCACATCACCAAGGACCCCAGTGACAGCACCAGGATGTCCCTCATCTTTGCCAACCAG AGGAGGATATATTGGTCAGAAAAGAGCTTGAAGAAATTGCCAGGACTCACCCAGACCAGTTCGACCTGTGGTACACCCTGGACAGGCCTCCTATTG GCTGGAAGTACAGCTCAGGCTTTGTTACTGCCGACATGA
- the LOC105488718 gene encoding NADH-cytochrome b5 reductase 2 isoform X2 translates to MNSRKREPITLQDPEAKYPLPLIEKEKISHNTRRFRFELPSPDHVLGLPVGNYVQLLAKIDNELVVRAYTPVSSDDDRGFVDLIIKIYFKNVHPQYPEGGKMTQYLENMKIGDTIFFRGPKGRLFYHGPGNLGIRPDQTSEPKKKLAHHLGMIAGGTGITPMLQLIRHITKDPSDSTRMSLIFANQTEEDILVRKELEEIARTHPDQFDLWYTLDRPPIGWKYSSGFVTADMIKEHLPPPGKSTLILVCGPPPLIQTAAHPNLEKLGYTQDMIFTY, encoded by the exons ATGAACTCCAGGAAGAGAGAGCCTATCACCTTACAAGACCCTGAAGCCAAGTACCCGCTGCCTTTGATTGAGAAAGAG aaaATCAGCCACAACACCCGGAGGTTCCGCTTTGAACTGCCTTCGCCTGACCATGTCTTAGGACTTCCTGTAG GTAACTATGTCCAGCTCTTGGCGAAAATTGATAATGAATTGGTGGTCAGGGCTTACACGCCTGTCTCCAGTGATGATGACAGAGGCTTTGTGGACTTAATTATAAAG ATCTACTTCAAAAATGTACACCCCCAGTATCCTGAAGGGGGGAAGATGACTCAGTATTTGGAGAACATGAAAATCGGGGACACCATCTTTTTTCGAGGGCCAAAGGGACGCTTGTTTTACCATGGGCCAG GGAATCTTGGAATCAGACCAGACCAGACGAGTGAGCCTAAAAAAAAACTGGCCCATCACCTGGGAATGATTGCTGGGGGCACAG GCATCACACCCATGTTGCAGCTCATTCGCCACATCACCAAGGACCCCAGTGACAGCACCAGGATGTCCCTCATCTTTGCCAACCAG ACAGAGGAGGATATATTGGTCAGAAAAGAGCTTGAAGAAATTGCCAGGACTCACCCAGACCAGTTCGACCTGTGGTACACCCTGGACAGGCCTCCTATTG GCTGGAAGTACAGCTCAGGCTTTGTTACTGCCGACATGATCAAGGAGCACCTTCCTCCTCCAGGGAAGTCCACGCTCATCCTGGTGTGTGGCCCACCACCCCTGATCCAGACGGCAGCTCACCCTAACCTGGAGAAGCTGGGTTATACCCAGGACATGATTTTCACCTACTAA